From Electrophorus electricus isolate fEleEle1 chromosome 8, fEleEle1.pri, whole genome shotgun sequence, the proteins below share one genomic window:
- the gatad2b gene encoding transcriptional repressor p66-beta: MERMSEEALRLNLLKRGLEVADEREEALAKRLKVEGHEAMERLKMLALLKRKDLAVLEGAAMAAAAMAEGKGAGGSQALMGMAAYEEKLNGSLRASGHATPGKNGKENMLDEPVDMSSKRSVEREKRTPSPDVIILSDNEASSPRSSPHPEERPHRPNLDMFKGKTGEERQQVIKALREELRLEEARLVLLKKLRQSQMQKENVVQKVPVVQNAPSSVQPSPIHSSQSLSKLPTRPAMHTSEPQNLRTAQGHTVIRSAASASLPPMMMSQRVIAPNPAQLQGQRVPSKSSMTRPSTGGMSNAVNYQQAASQQVAASQRSSSSTAIYMNLAHMQAAAAGVSGVGAVSPSTLSSSSSVAGVGAVGDQASSQAAAKLALRKQLEKTLLEIPPPKPPAPLLHFLPSAANSEFIYMVGLEEVVQSVIDSQGKMRGSMSRMEPFFCAQCRTDFTPHWKQEKTGRILCEQCMTSNQKKALKAEHTNRLKNAFVKALQQEQEIEQRLQQQATLSPSSTQTVPTVGKAESIIRHQALRQAPQPQAQALQRGLSSSARGVLSNFAQASQLSVASGLLGMSSKRCGGGAISPGGGASSRTQHESRRQIYNIPGLNIAYLNPGGMAGHKASSLADRQREYLLDMIPPRSISQSITGQK, from the exons ATGGAGCGGATGTCTGAGGAGGCGCTGCGTCTGAACCTGCTGAAGCGGGGTCTGGAGGTGGCGGACGAGCGGGAGGAGGCGCTGGCCAAGCGTCTGAAGGTGGAGGGCCACGAGGCCATGGAGCGGCTGAAGATGCTGGCTCTGTTGAAGCGGAAGGATTTGGCTGTGCTGGAGGGCGCCGCCATGGCAGCGGCGGCCATGGCTGAGGGCAAGGGCGCCGGTGGGAGCCAGGCATTGATGGGCATGGCCGCCTATGAGGAGAAGCTGAACGGCAGCCTGAGGGCATCAGGCCATGCCACACCTGGCAAAAACGGCAAAGAGAACATGCTGGATGAACCGGTGGACATGAGCTCCAAGAGAAG CGTGGAGCGTGAGAAACGCACTCCGTCTCCGGATGTGATCATCCTGTCAGACAACGAAGCGTCCAGCCCGCGGAGCAGCCCACACCCAGAGGAGCGACCCCACCGTCCCAACCTGGACATGTTCAAG GGGAAGACTGGTGAGGAGAGGCAGCAGGTGATCAAAGCCCTGCGGGAGGAGCTCAGGTTGGAGGAGGCCCGGCTGGTGCTGCTCAAGAAGCTTCGGCAGAGTCAGATGCAGAAGGAGAATGTAGTGCAGAAG gTTCCGGTAGTCCAGAATGCCCCCTCCTCTGTTCAACCTTCTCCAATCCACAGCTCACAGAGTCTGAGCAAACTGCCCACACGACCGGCCATGCACACCTCTGAGCCCCAGAACCTCCGCACAGCACAg GGCCACACGGTGATCAGGTCCGCAGCCAGTGCCTCCCTTCCGCCCATGATGATGTCCCAGCGGGTGATAGCCCCGAACCCAGCCCAGCTACAGGGTCAGAGAGTACCCTCCAAGTCCAGCATGACCCGTCCCTCCACAGGGGGCATGAGCAATGCGGTGAACTACCAGCAG GCTGCCAGCCAGCAGGTGGCGGCCTCGCAacgctccagctcctccacggCCATCTACATGAACCTGGCCCACATGCAGGCGGCGGCGGCGGGTGTGAGTGGTGTGGGGGCCGTCAGCCCCTCCACACTGTCCAGCAGCTCCAGCGTGGCTGGGGTGGGCGCAGTGGGGGACCAGGCCAGCAGCCAGGCAGCCGCCAAACTAGCACTGCGGAAACAGTTGGAGAAGACGCTGCTGGAGATCCCCCCACCCAAGCCGCCCGCGCCCCTTCTCCATTTCCTGCCCTCGGCCGCCAACAGCGAGTTCATCTACATGGTAGGGCTGGAGGAGGTGGTGCAGAGCGTCATCGACAGCCAGG GTAAGATGAGGGGGTCCATGTCCCGAATGGAACCGTTCTTCTGCGCCCAGTGCCGGACTGATTTCACCCcccactggaagcaggagaAGACTGGGCGCATCCTGTGTGAGCAATGCATGACCTCCAACCAGAAAAAGGCTCTGAAGGCAGAGCACACCAACAGGCTGAAGAACGCCTTCGTCAAGGCTctgcagcaggagcag gagatAGAGCAGAGGCTGCAGCAGCAAGCCACTCTGTCCCCAAGCTCCACCCAGACTGTACCCACCGTCGGCAAGGCTGAGAGCATTATCCGACACCAAGCCCTCCGACAG GCCCCGCAGCCTCAAGCTCAGGCCCTGCAACGGGGACTGTCCAGCTCGGCAAGGGGCGTTCTCTCCAACTTTGCCCAGGCCTCCCAGCTGTCTGTGGCCAGCGGCTTGTTGGGCATGAGCAGCAAGcgctgtgggggaggggccatcAGTCCTGGGGGCGGAGCCAGCAGCCGGACACAGCACGAGAGCCGTCGGCAGATCTATAACATCCCTG GCCTCAACATTGCCTATCTGAACCCGGGGGGCATGGCAGGCCACAAGGCATCCAGCCTAGCAGACCGACAGAGGGAGTACCTGCTGGACATGATCCCCCCGCGCTCCATATCTCAGTCCATCACTGGGCAGAAATGA